In Anaerolineales bacterium, the DNA window GCCACCGGGTCATGCAGCCCCCCGGCAAACTCCAGCCGGTCGAGACGGATGGCGATCAGGTCAGCGCATTTGCCCACGGCCAGCGAGCCGATGTCGCTCCGTCCCAGGACGGCCGCCCCGCCGCGTGTCGCCATCTCGAGGACCTGGCGGGCGGTGATCAGGGATTGCGGGGGGTCCGCCGCCGGGCG includes these proteins:
- a CDS encoding amidohydrolase family protein; protein product: RPAADPPQSLITARQVLEMATRGGAAVLGRSDIGSLAVGKCADLIAIRLDRLEFAGGLHDPVAACVLCAPVHVDFSFVHGRPVVEHGRLTLLDLDPVIEAHNRAALRLVAGE